The genomic interval GGCCCCAGGCGTTCGCGGCGGAGGGCGGCCACATCGAGAAGCGAGAGTTGCCCTTGCCCCGCCGCGCGAAGACCCGACGCGGAAAGGCCGATGAGGCGGACGGGCTCGGCCACCGCCTCCCGGTCCAGCAGCGCTTCGACCCGTCGATAGATCGTGAGTCCGTCCTGCGTGGGATCGCTCGTGTGGCTCCGCGTCAAAGTCCGGAAGTCG from Candidatus Methylomirabilota bacterium carries:
- a CDS encoding DNA polymerase IV — translated: DFRTLTRSHTSDPTQDGLTIYRRVEALLDREAVAEPVRLIGLSASGLRAAGQGQLSLLDVAALRRERLGPVVDRLTARFGEGAVRPASLLPGRPRAE